A genomic stretch from Nodosilinea sp. PGN35 includes:
- a CDS encoding S-methyl-5'-thioadenosine phosphorylase: MAAQAQIGIIGGSGLYQMEALTDIEEIRIDTPFGSPSDAIILGTLDGTRVAFLARHGRGHTLMPTELPFRANIYAMKSLGVEYLISASAVGSLKEAAKPLDMVVPDQFIDRTRNRVSTFFGEGLVGHITFGDPVCNALAKVLADAVESLELPEVGLHRGGTYVCMEGPAFSTKAESELYRSWGATIIGMTNLPEAKLAREAEIAYATLALVTDYDCWHPDHDSVTVEMVIGNLQKNAVNAQRVIREVVNRIAANPPESEAHSALKYAIITPLDKAPAATLDKLSLLLKKYLP, from the coding sequence ATGGCGGCACAGGCACAGATTGGCATTATCGGCGGCAGCGGTCTCTACCAAATGGAAGCTCTGACCGATATCGAAGAAATTCGCATTGACACCCCCTTTGGCAGCCCCTCCGATGCCATTATTCTCGGCACGCTGGATGGCACCCGCGTGGCGTTTTTGGCCCGCCACGGGCGCGGCCACACCCTCATGCCTACAGAACTTCCCTTTCGCGCCAACATCTACGCCATGAAATCCCTCGGGGTGGAATACCTGATCTCCGCCTCCGCCGTCGGTTCGCTTAAAGAAGCGGCTAAGCCATTGGATATGGTGGTGCCCGACCAGTTTATCGATCGCACCCGCAACCGCGTCAGCACCTTCTTTGGCGAAGGGCTGGTGGGCCACATTACCTTTGGCGACCCGGTTTGCAATGCCCTGGCCAAGGTGCTGGCCGATGCGGTCGAAAGCCTGGAGCTGCCCGAGGTTGGCCTGCACCGGGGCGGCACCTACGTCTGCATGGAAGGCCCAGCCTTCTCCACCAAAGCTGAGAGTGAGCTGTACCGCAGCTGGGGGGCCACCATCATCGGCATGACCAACCTGCCCGAGGCCAAGCTGGCCCGTGAGGCCGAAATCGCCTACGCCACCCTGGCCCTGGTCACCGACTACGACTGCTGGCACCCCGACCACGACAGCGTCACCGTGGAAATGGTGATCGGCAACCTGCAAAAGAATGCCGTCAACGCCCAGCGGGTGATTCGCGAGGTGGTGAACCGCATTGCCGCCAACCCGCCCGAGTCAGAGGCCCACTCGGCGCTGAAGTACGCCATCATCACGCCCCTTGACAAGGCTCCGGCAGCGACCCTAGATAAGCTCAGCCTGCTGTTGAAGAAGTACCTTCCCTAA
- a CDS encoding Uma2 family endonuclease, which produces MVSSAIRTGLTLETFIADYGDNERYELIDGELIDMEPTGPHEQVAALIGRKLNVEIDRMAVPYFIPYRCLISLLGTSTAFRPDLVVLDETKLAQEPLWSREPVVSRGDTVKLVVEVVSTNWQNDYARKYEDYENLEIEEYWIVDYLGLGGKHYIGTPKEPTITICRLINQSYSKTLLQGSKPIESAVFPELKLSTDVLFAFGQSR; this is translated from the coding sequence ATGGTTTCATCCGCCATTCGCACAGGTTTAACCCTAGAAACCTTTATCGCCGACTATGGCGATAATGAGCGCTATGAACTGATTGATGGGGAACTCATTGACATGGAGCCAACGGGGCCTCACGAGCAGGTCGCAGCATTGATTGGTCGGAAGCTAAATGTAGAAATTGACCGCATGGCGGTGCCCTACTTCATTCCCTACCGCTGTCTCATTTCTCTGTTGGGAACTAGCACCGCTTTTCGTCCAGACCTGGTTGTATTAGATGAAACCAAACTTGCCCAAGAGCCACTCTGGAGCCGTGAGCCTGTAGTCAGCCGAGGCGATACCGTCAAACTGGTGGTCGAAGTAGTCAGCACCAATTGGCAAAATGATTATGCCCGTAAGTACGAAGACTACGAAAATTTAGAAATCGAAGAATACTGGATTGTTGACTACCTTGGGCTAGGAGGCAAGCACTACATTGGCACGCCTAAAGAGCCAACCATCACCATTTGTCGGTTAATCAACCAGAGCTACAGTAAGACTTTACTACAGGGTTCAAAACCCATAGAATCTGCTGTTTTTCCTGAGCTCAAGCTATCTACAGATGTCTTGTTTGCCTTTGGTCAAAGCCGATAG
- a CDS encoding Tab2/Atab2 family RNA-binding protein gives MTLWQADLHRPPLADPSGEPLWEILLCSDDFAFSYGATAPQSAVNKAWVSEQVSIALEKAGNPPAKIQVFRPQALSLLTVSCESLGIVVEPTRHTPTLHQWLQQRAKWYPSQPNAIPVPYNPLHIESPPPVPLPENLWGESWGFTALAAYDFEQTLPYEPIPLRHLPPNLMPSRLGLASTTPIPGTVVDAGRQAMALAQWIQANAPAWLSYVRGEPDGLILEAGLCDRWVFTTFSDPDVAAAGQRFEQRKRESQGLHFLLVRPDDSGMTTTGLWLLQQPLG, from the coding sequence ATGACCCTCTGGCAGGCCGATCTGCACCGCCCACCCCTGGCTGACCCCAGCGGCGAACCCCTATGGGAAATCTTGCTGTGCAGCGACGATTTTGCCTTTAGCTACGGGGCTACGGCTCCCCAGTCGGCGGTGAACAAAGCCTGGGTGAGTGAGCAGGTGAGCATCGCGCTAGAAAAAGCGGGCAATCCCCCAGCAAAGATTCAGGTGTTTCGCCCCCAGGCGCTGTCGCTGCTGACCGTTAGCTGTGAGTCGCTGGGAATTGTGGTCGAACCGACGCGGCACACCCCCACCCTGCACCAGTGGCTCCAGCAGCGGGCCAAATGGTACCCCAGCCAGCCCAACGCCATTCCTGTGCCCTACAACCCGCTGCACATTGAGTCGCCGCCCCCCGTGCCCCTGCCGGAAAATCTCTGGGGCGAATCCTGGGGTTTTACGGCGCTAGCGGCCTACGACTTTGAGCAAACCCTGCCCTACGAACCCATTCCCCTGCGCCACCTGCCGCCCAATCTCATGCCCTCCCGCCTGGGCCTGGCCAGCACCACGCCCATTCCCGGCACAGTGGTCGATGCGGGACGACAGGCAATGGCCCTGGCCCAGTGGATTCAGGCCAATGCTCCCGCCTGGCTGAGCTACGTGCGGGGGGAGCCGGATGGATTGATTTTGGAGGCGGGATTGTGCGATCGCTGGGTGTTCACCACCTTCAGCGACCCCGATGTCGCCGCTGCCGGTCAGCGCTTTGAGCAGCGCAAGCGGGAGAGCCAGGGTCTCCACTTTCTGCTGGTGCGCCCCGACGACTCAGGCATGACCACCACCGGCCTCTGGCTATTGCAGCAGCCGTTAGGATAA